Proteins from a genomic interval of Kitasatospora herbaricolor:
- a CDS encoding winged helix-turn-helix transcriptional regulator: MGVPPVGFSGHGGACTRTPACRSPAPSGREQVPGAPSVRLGADHETGAPCDALVPALPAGPASVDSGFQGLLPPGSSEQAPQQPRSLRFPKRISMLACRNSKRQPWRAGHRDMATPTPGSPVRGSTTGRPLMAALDLFGRRWSLRILWELHAGPLGFRPLQKQCDDMSSSVMRQRLTELLDARVIHQLPDSRYELTPLGQEARHALNPLAQWAEHWAATMDPQGADHADDRSAGRVPDPDTAGDGAKRDSSD, from the coding sequence ATGGGAGTTCCGCCCGTCGGGTTTTCAGGACATGGTGGAGCCTGTACTCGCACTCCCGCGTGCCGGTCACCCGCCCCCTCCGGCCGCGAACAGGTTCCTGGTGCGCCGTCCGTGCGACTCGGCGCCGACCACGAAACCGGGGCACCATGCGACGCGCTTGTACCGGCCCTCCCCGCCGGTCCCGCCTCCGTCGACTCGGGCTTTCAGGGACTCCTCCCGCCCGGATCGTCGGAGCAGGCGCCGCAACAGCCGCGTTCGCTTCGATTTCCGAAGCGGATATCCATGCTAGCGTGTCGGAATTCGAAGCGTCAACCCTGGAGAGCTGGACATCGCGACATGGCAACACCCACACCTGGCAGTCCTGTTCGCGGCTCGACCACCGGCCGCCCCCTCATGGCCGCACTCGATCTGTTCGGGCGGCGGTGGAGTCTGCGCATCCTGTGGGAGCTTCACGCGGGTCCGCTTGGATTCCGCCCCTTGCAGAAGCAGTGCGACGACATGTCCTCCAGCGTGATGCGGCAGCGCCTGACCGAGCTGCTGGATGCCCGGGTGATCCACCAACTGCCGGACAGCCGCTACGAGCTCACCCCGCTGGGACAGGAGGCGCGCCACGCCCTGAACCCCCTCGCCCAATGGGCGGAGCACTGGGCGGCCACGATGGACCCGCAAGGGGCGGACCACGCCGACGACCGGTCCGCCGGCCGCGTCCCGGACCCGGACACCGCGGGCGACGGTGCGAAGAGGGACTCCTCGGACTGA
- the nadC gene encoding carboxylating nicotinate-nucleotide diphosphorylase, whose amino-acid sequence MTTTAFPSAAARAAAAAALVEDESGKDITTVWSVAEDLVATAEIRTRQSGIAAGLPVVAEVFAQVDPEVKVEPAVADGARVADGQVLVHLSGSARSLITGERTALNFLQRMCGIATLTDRYVRAVEGTRARILDTRKTAPGLRALDKYAVTAGGGHNHRLDLAAMVLLKENHIAAAGGVTAAIEAVGRGMAHTGQTVESDVEVQTVAQAVEALDAGARWIMLDNMPVADIEQVVKLRAGRPDASRILLEASGTIRLDTVLAIAGTGVDLISVGALTHSAPALDLTMLLTTGPVPCRR is encoded by the coding sequence ATGACCACGACCGCGTTTCCCTCGGCGGCAGCACGGGCCGCAGCCGCTGCCGCCCTGGTCGAGGACGAGTCAGGGAAGGACATCACCACCGTGTGGAGCGTTGCCGAGGACCTGGTGGCCACGGCCGAGATCCGCACCCGGCAGAGCGGCATCGCCGCCGGCCTCCCCGTGGTCGCCGAGGTCTTCGCGCAGGTCGACCCTGAGGTCAAGGTCGAGCCGGCCGTCGCCGACGGCGCCCGAGTGGCCGACGGCCAGGTCCTGGTGCACCTGTCCGGTTCGGCGCGCAGCCTGATCACCGGGGAGCGCACGGCGCTGAACTTCCTGCAGCGCATGTGCGGCATCGCGACGCTCACCGACCGCTACGTCCGGGCTGTGGAAGGGACCAGGGCGCGCATCCTGGACACGCGCAAGACGGCGCCGGGCCTGCGCGCCCTGGACAAGTACGCGGTCACCGCCGGCGGCGGCCACAACCACCGCCTCGATCTCGCGGCGATGGTCCTGCTCAAGGAGAACCACATCGCCGCGGCGGGCGGGGTGACCGCCGCGATCGAGGCGGTCGGGCGCGGGATGGCGCACACCGGGCAGACCGTGGAGAGCGATGTAGAGGTGCAGACCGTCGCACAGGCCGTCGAGGCCCTCGACGCCGGAGCCCGCTGGATCATGCTCGACAACATGCCGGTGGCCGACATCGAGCAGGTCGTGAAGCTCCGGGCCGGGCGGCCCGACGCCTCCCGGATCCTGCTGGAGGCCTCGGGCACCATCCGCCTGGACACGGTTCTCGCCATCGCCGGGACGGGCGTCGACCTCATCTCGGTCGGGGCGTTGACGCACAGCGCGCCCGCACTGGATCTGACCATGCTGCTGACCACCGGCCCGGTGCCATGCCGGAGGTAG
- a CDS encoding PhzF family phenazine biosynthesis protein, translated as MPEVAVVDACQRDGAGGSPTAVLDDAPFTDEERCRIPGELGTSHAVFLRATGIERRRPAYTLRFFTAQDELPACGHGTVAALAVLAEREGSDHDYRGVLRTAHRSFDCRASRSGDGLTASFDPGPVSLRSAGGPELRAVAGSLGLTRDAVAGEACVASNGRPRLLLPVRSRAALAELTPDFTLLRAACDRHGLLGCYAYSPPDRHGRAAARMFSPSIGVPEDIANANSTACLAAHLAGSGTRRLAVDMGDHLGNPSTITATVHRGRAGHRIRVGGQAAIVRTVMR; from the coding sequence ATGCCGGAGGTAGCGGTCGTCGACGCGTGTCAGCGAGACGGCGCGGGTGGCAGCCCGACCGCCGTTCTGGATGACGCGCCGTTCACCGACGAGGAGCGATGCCGCATTCCCGGGGAGTTGGGAACATCGCACGCCGTCTTCCTCCGCGCGACCGGAATCGAGCGTCGTCGGCCCGCGTACACCCTGCGGTTCTTCACCGCCCAGGACGAACTGCCCGCCTGCGGCCACGGCACCGTCGCCGCCCTCGCCGTGCTGGCCGAGCGGGAAGGCAGCGACCACGACTACCGCGGCGTCCTGCGCACGGCCCACCGCAGCTTCGACTGTCGGGCAAGCCGGAGCGGTGACGGCCTGACGGCGTCGTTCGACCCGGGCCCGGTCAGCCTGCGTAGCGCCGGTGGACCCGAACTGAGGGCAGTCGCAGGCAGCCTCGGACTGACGCGGGACGCGGTCGCCGGCGAAGCGTGCGTGGCGTCCAACGGACGGCCGAGGCTTCTGCTGCCCGTCCGATCCCGCGCCGCACTGGCCGAACTCACGCCGGACTTCACCCTGTTGCGCGCAGCATGTGACCGCCACGGTCTGCTGGGCTGCTACGCCTACTCGCCCCCGGACCGGCACGGCCGAGCAGCGGCCCGGATGTTCTCCCCGTCGATCGGCGTCCCCGAGGACATCGCCAACGCCAACAGCACGGCCTGCCTGGCAGCGCACCTTGCCGGCTCCGGCACACGCCGCCTCGCTGTCGACATGGGTGACCACCTCGGCAACCCGTCCACCATCACAGCGACCGTCCACCGCGGCCGCGCGGGGCACCGGATCCGGGTCGGCGGCCAGGCAGCGATCGTGCGCACGGTCATGCGCTGA
- a CDS encoding DUF1330 domain-containing protein has product MAKGYWVSVYRTIAAPERLAAYDKLAGPAVRAAGGRLLARGSRVVAHDAGIAERTILIEFDSFEQAVAARASAAYQEALAVLADGVERDFRIIEGLD; this is encoded by the coding sequence GTGGCCAAGGGCTACTGGGTCAGCGTCTACCGCACCATCGCCGCCCCTGAGAGGCTTGCCGCCTACGACAAGCTGGCCGGTCCGGCCGTCAGGGCCGCGGGCGGGCGGCTGCTCGCCCGCGGCAGCCGGGTCGTCGCACACGACGCCGGAATCGCCGAGCGCACCATCCTGATCGAGTTCGACAGCTTCGAACAGGCGGTCGCCGCGCGCGCGAGTGCGGCCTACCAGGAGGCGCTGGCCGTACTCGCTGACGGCGTCGAGCGCGACTTCCGCATCATCGAAGGCCTCGACTGA
- a CDS encoding alpha/beta fold hydrolase, with protein sequence MPARVWRDTFHGLLDEPSPERLDRVTAPVLVIRGDHDPLLPPSDQERLTAAFPPATLLVHEGARHVVHWDDPVRTAADLAVLTAICARRP encoded by the coding sequence GTGCCCGCCCGGGTGTGGCGCGACACCTTCCACGGCCTGCTCGACGAACCGTCGCCCGAACGCCTCGACCGGGTCACCGCTCCGGTCCTGGTGATCCGGGGCGACCACGACCCGCTCCTCCCCCCCTCCGACCAGGAACGCCTGACCGCCGCCTTCCCGCCCGCCACCCTGCTGGTCCACGAGGGCGCCCGCCACGTCGTCCACTGGGACGACCCCGTGCGCACAGCGGCCGACCTGGCCGTCTTGACCGCCATCTGTGCCCGCCGGCCCTGA
- a CDS encoding DUF4262 domain-containing protein → MTDLTATAPCPCVLCVPAASATFLARRQRRKQWGSVMAHVQEYGWHVVGVGGGGDVPDWAFTVGLWHSHRIPEIAMFGLEVRGLMHWIGDAATLLRDGAPREPGSLLPGVIEDYRLRIEPVDNSWLRALFGTAGGFYRRTPVPFLQLVWPDREHRWPADERASPGCRAQPALHLPVDRHPQGVWTEEAAWQ, encoded by the coding sequence GTGACCGACCTGACCGCGACCGCTCCCTGCCCGTGCGTCCTCTGCGTCCCCGCCGCCTCCGCGACCTTCCTGGCCCGGCGGCAACGCAGGAAGCAGTGGGGCTCGGTGATGGCGCACGTCCAGGAGTACGGCTGGCACGTGGTCGGCGTGGGTGGCGGCGGGGACGTCCCCGACTGGGCCTTCACCGTCGGCCTGTGGCATTCCCACCGCATCCCCGAAATCGCCATGTTCGGCCTGGAAGTGCGCGGCCTGATGCACTGGATCGGTGATGCCGCGACCCTGCTGCGCGACGGGGCGCCCCGGGAGCCGGGCTCCCTCCTCCCCGGTGTCATCGAGGACTATCGGCTCCGGATCGAACCCGTCGACAACAGTTGGCTCCGCGCCCTGTTCGGCACGGCCGGCGGCTTCTACCGGCGGACTCCCGTCCCCTTTCTCCAGCTGGTCTGGCCCGACCGGGAGCACCGCTGGCCCGCCGACGAGCGGGCCAGTCCGGGCTGCCGCGCGCAACCCGCTCTCCATCTGCCGGTCGACAGGCACCCGCAGGGCGTCTGGACCGAGGAGGCCGCCTGGCAGTGA
- a CDS encoding CPCC family cysteine-rich protein, giving the protein MAIVDLKYPCVCCGRLTMAGPPGSYEICPVCCWEDDPVQLRWPDQAIGANPRTSLIEAQRNFVAFGASHEQFLGQVRAPEENEPRDRSWRPVDPERDRFEPRGVQLAAWPDDRTVLYWWRYRDPGFWRPPHDGPSS; this is encoded by the coding sequence ATGGCGATCGTGGACCTGAAGTACCCGTGCGTGTGCTGTGGCCGTCTGACGATGGCGGGGCCTCCCGGATCGTACGAGATCTGCCCCGTGTGCTGCTGGGAGGACGACCCGGTCCAGCTCCGGTGGCCGGACCAGGCGATCGGGGCGAATCCGCGGACCTCCCTGATCGAGGCCCAGCGCAACTTCGTGGCGTTCGGAGCCAGTCACGAACAGTTCCTCGGGCAGGTCCGGGCACCTGAGGAGAACGAACCGCGGGACCGGAGTTGGCGGCCCGTCGATCCGGAGCGCGACCGCTTCGAGCCCCGGGGCGTGCAGCTCGCGGCCTGGCCCGACGACCGCACCGTCCTGTACTGGTGGCGCTACCGCGATCCGGGATTCTGGCGTCCTCCGCACGACGGCCCTTCCTCCTGA
- a CDS encoding aminoglycoside 3'-phosphotransferase yields the protein MIPTFSQGPIEVPRIVTQFAAGRPALPVWRNAVGGLTFQIGEGASRQFLKWTPAGSGIDLPAEVVRLRWAAAHTVVPEVLAEGSDESGAWTITAGLPGRTAVDDHWKRDPATAVRAIGAGLRALHDRLPVEECPFDWSAGRRLAAVRARAAAGRIDPADWDESLRPLGTVQHALDVLADPPPVDRLVVCHGDACAPNTLVGDDGTCVGHVDLGALGLADRWADLAVATWSTEWNYGPGWEGALLDAYGVEPDPERTRYYRLLWDLSD from the coding sequence GTGATCCCGACGTTCTCCCAAGGTCCGATCGAAGTCCCCCGGATCGTCACCCAGTTCGCGGCCGGACGACCCGCGCTGCCGGTCTGGCGCAACGCCGTCGGCGGCCTGACCTTCCAGATCGGCGAAGGGGCCTCGCGACAGTTCCTCAAGTGGACACCGGCCGGCAGCGGGATCGACCTGCCGGCCGAGGTGGTGCGCCTGCGCTGGGCGGCCGCCCACACGGTCGTGCCCGAGGTCCTGGCCGAGGGCTCGGACGAATCGGGGGCCTGGACCATCACCGCCGGCCTGCCCGGCCGCACGGCGGTGGACGACCACTGGAAGCGCGACCCGGCCACCGCGGTGCGCGCGATCGGCGCCGGACTGCGGGCGTTGCACGACCGACTTCCGGTGGAGGAATGCCCGTTCGACTGGTCGGCCGGCCGACGACTGGCGGCTGTGCGGGCCAGGGCGGCCGCCGGCCGGATCGATCCCGCCGACTGGGACGAGAGCCTGCGCCCCCTCGGCACCGTGCAGCACGCTCTCGACGTGCTGGCCGACCCGCCGCCCGTCGACCGGCTCGTGGTCTGCCACGGGGACGCCTGCGCTCCCAACACCCTGGTCGGCGACGACGGCACCTGCGTCGGCCACGTCGACCTGGGCGCCCTCGGCCTCGCCGACCGCTGGGCCGACCTGGCCGTCGCCACCTGGAGCACGGAGTGGAACTACGGCCCGGGATGGGAAGGAGCGCTGCTCGACGCCTACGGCGTCGAGCCCGACCCGGAGCGGACGAGGTACTACCGGCTGCTCTGGGACCTGTCGGACTGA
- a CDS encoding DUF1996 domain-containing protein, giving the protein MRSFTLRSPLRSPVPRPPSRARSHSASGRLRRRLTGLVAALVTAGALITGTTGQAQAVDTPLSQGRPVTASSVENAAYPAGLAVDGNGGTRWSSAAADNQWIRVDLGANAVINRVVLNWEAAYASSYQLQVSADGTNWVTVRNATGAAGQQTLDLSATGRYVRVFATARATAWGVSLWEFQVFGTVGTQAVPPGAVRVAEFLAECPYSHRLPDDPIVLPGLPGGSHMHSFFGNNATDAFSDLGRLETSGGTCNPVTDVSSYWVPTLYADNVPVEPTGTTFYYLGEGVRDDVIANTQPLPRGLRIVAGNAKATGPDDNTISRWSCLHAGEVNPSHNFVNCPAGTMLESYLDFPQCWNGKDLDSADHKSHMAYPVGGACPATHPVPVPKLRQVLRYPVTGDPSRLRLASGPGYTMHGDFFNVWPAAEMERRVRDCINPIVKCGADGRP; this is encoded by the coding sequence ATGAGGTCCTTCACCCTGCGGTCGCCGCTCCGGTCCCCGGTTCCGCGACCCCCTTCGCGCGCCCGCTCGCACTCCGCCTCCGGCAGGCTGCGCCGGCGGTTGACCGGCCTCGTCGCGGCCCTGGTCACCGCCGGAGCCCTGATCACCGGCACCACCGGCCAGGCCCAGGCCGTGGACACCCCGCTGTCCCAGGGGCGGCCGGTCACCGCGTCCTCGGTCGAGAACGCGGCCTACCCGGCCGGGCTCGCCGTCGACGGCAACGGCGGGACCCGCTGGTCCAGCGCGGCCGCCGACAACCAGTGGATCCGGGTCGACCTCGGCGCCAACGCCGTGATCAACCGCGTCGTCCTGAACTGGGAGGCCGCGTACGCCAGCAGCTACCAGCTCCAGGTCTCGGCCGACGGCACCAACTGGGTCACCGTCCGCAACGCCACCGGCGCCGCCGGACAGCAGACCCTGGACCTCTCGGCCACCGGCCGGTACGTCCGGGTCTTCGCGACCGCGCGGGCCACCGCCTGGGGCGTCTCGCTCTGGGAGTTCCAGGTCTTCGGCACGGTCGGTACGCAGGCGGTGCCGCCCGGAGCGGTCCGGGTCGCGGAGTTCCTCGCCGAGTGCCCCTACAGCCACCGCCTGCCGGACGATCCGATCGTGCTGCCCGGCCTGCCCGGCGGCTCGCACATGCACAGCTTCTTCGGCAACAACGCCACCGACGCGTTCTCCGACCTCGGCCGGCTCGAAACGTCCGGCGGCACCTGCAACCCGGTGACCGACGTCTCCTCCTACTGGGTGCCCACCCTGTACGCGGACAACGTCCCGGTCGAGCCGACCGGAACCACCTTCTACTACCTCGGGGAGGGCGTCCGGGACGACGTCATCGCCAACACCCAGCCGCTGCCCCGGGGCCTGCGCATCGTCGCCGGCAACGCCAAGGCGACCGGGCCGGACGACAACACCATCTCGCGCTGGTCGTGCCTGCACGCCGGCGAGGTCAACCCGTCCCACAACTTCGTGAACTGCCCGGCGGGCACGATGCTGGAGTCGTACCTGGACTTCCCGCAGTGCTGGAACGGCAAGGACCTCGACTCGGCCGACCACAAGAGCCACATGGCGTACCCCGTGGGCGGAGCCTGCCCGGCCACCCACCCGGTGCCGGTGCCCAAGCTCCGCCAGGTGCTGCGCTACCCGGTGACCGGCGACCCGTCGCGGCTGCGGCTGGCCTCCGGGCCCGGCTACACGATGCACGGTGACTTCTTCAACGTCTGGCCGGCCGCCGAGATGGAGCGGCGCGTCCGCGACTGCATCAACCCGATCGTGAAGTGCGGGGCCGACGGGCGTCCGTGA
- a CDS encoding DUF305 domain-containing protein, with translation MRRAFVGAAVASLAVCGALAAVAVPGAGAERAPAAAATVSRQAPGGAAGAGPGAAAGTGGPGTDVASTPGSAFNPTDLAWLQLAAPMTEQAVRMAQLATVRAASPDLRELATAVAVADGAELARLQALLVGAGADRARPHEGHDMPGMTTAAEYAAAEQESGAAFDRLVGGYLREYLEQSVRLADSEGAAGREPATRELAADVRRNRAAELARLTP, from the coding sequence ATGAGAAGAGCGTTCGTCGGCGCGGCGGTGGCCTCGCTGGCCGTCTGCGGCGCACTCGCCGCCGTCGCGGTTCCCGGCGCCGGCGCGGAGCGGGCACCCGCCGCGGCCGCGACGGTGTCCCGCCAGGCCCCCGGAGGTGCGGCGGGCGCGGGCCCCGGGGCGGCGGCCGGCACCGGAGGCCCTGGAACGGACGTCGCCTCGACCCCGGGGTCGGCGTTCAACCCTACGGACCTCGCCTGGCTGCAGCTGGCCGCTCCGATGACCGAACAGGCTGTCCGAATGGCCCAGTTGGCCACCGTCAGGGCAGCCTCACCGGACCTGCGCGAGCTGGCGACGGCCGTCGCCGTCGCCGACGGTGCCGAACTGGCCCGCCTGCAAGCGCTCCTGGTGGGGGCCGGCGCCGACCGGGCCCGCCCGCACGAGGGCCACGACATGCCGGGCATGACCACCGCGGCCGAGTACGCCGCCGCGGAACAGGAGAGCGGCGCGGCCTTCGACCGCCTGGTCGGCGGCTACCTGCGCGAGTACCTGGAGCAGTCGGTCCGGCTCGCCGACTCCGAGGGCGCGGCGGGCAGGGAGCCGGCCACCCGCGAGCTGGCCGCCGACGTCCGCCGCAACCGCGCCGCCGAACTGGCCCGGCTGACGCCGTAA
- a CDS encoding nuclear transport factor 2 family protein has protein sequence MSKTEIDAVTAEFYGAFDNRGGKPADVARIRRLVVPGGVIVKTGPDFTVYSVDEFVAPREALLADGRLVEFAEWETSERTEIVGDIASRFGEYRKAGIADGRPFEGGGTKTIQFVRTPEGWRISAFAWFDRP, from the coding sequence ATGTCCAAGACCGAGATCGACGCGGTGACCGCCGAGTTCTACGGCGCCTTCGACAACCGGGGCGGCAAGCCCGCCGACGTGGCCCGGATCCGCCGGCTGGTCGTCCCGGGCGGCGTGATCGTCAAGACCGGCCCCGATTTCACCGTCTACTCCGTGGACGAGTTCGTCGCACCGCGCGAAGCCCTGCTCGCCGACGGCCGGCTGGTCGAGTTCGCCGAGTGGGAGACCTCCGAGCGGACCGAGATCGTGGGCGACATCGCGTCCAGGTTCGGCGAGTACCGCAAGGCCGGGATCGCGGACGGCCGACCGTTCGAGGGCGGGGGGACGAAGACCATCCAGTTCGTCCGCACCCCGGAGGGCTGGCGGATCTCCGCCTTCGCCTGGTTCGACCGGCCCTGA
- a CDS encoding sigma-70 family RNA polymerase sigma factor, which translates to MSTFEDGGLTAAKVAAAQRGDGAALDELSAFCLPLVYNIVGRSLGRPGEVDDLSQEILLRVVAGLPQLRDPSAFRSWLVAVTVRQVRWYRAAQVEEVPSAALEEVAEQADPQADFVDLSILRLGLTGQRREVALATRWLDAADQELLALWWLEAAGQLGRAELAAALGLSPAHTGVRVQRMKQQLDIARSLVRALERRPVCPELAALAESWDEVPSPLWRKRLARHTRDCAQCTAGARGLIPAEGLLAGLALVPVPTAHPLPLPLTGSGEAGGTPPTEHGPGPDQGAGMDQGAGADQGGGADQGAGVGANPAHGGGAGKGPSVGRRAARHGRRALRAGGRGRATVKSVSLMVGAMAAVAALGVLAASLSAADPRPAAVSAPALAPAPTGDAPSAAASDPAVAAAQPSPSPSAEPSAAATSARPTATPSGKPAPSAAATAAVAPAPAAQPVRGAKKGVSTWAFDGVGTALTGSGASWYYTWGPDHPGIAAPAGVDFVPMIWGSAAVGNGSLAKATQQGSSTLLGFNEPDLAAQSNLTPQQALDLWPKLMATGLSLGSPAVAYGGADPGGWLDQFMQGARSRGYRVDFIALHWYGSDFRTTEAVGQLQRYLQAVHDRYQLPVWLTEYALIKFAGGTSFPTADQQVAFVKASTAMLQGLPYVQRYAWFALPATEPGATGLFQPGGAPNAVGSAYAAAGR; encoded by the coding sequence ATGAGCACATTCGAGGACGGCGGCCTCACCGCGGCGAAGGTCGCGGCGGCGCAGCGGGGCGACGGTGCGGCGCTGGACGAGCTGTCGGCGTTCTGCCTGCCGTTGGTCTACAACATCGTCGGACGGTCACTGGGCCGGCCCGGGGAGGTGGACGACCTGTCGCAGGAGATCCTGCTCCGGGTCGTCGCCGGGCTGCCGCAGCTCCGCGATCCCTCCGCCTTCCGCAGCTGGCTGGTCGCGGTCACCGTCCGGCAGGTGCGCTGGTACCGGGCCGCGCAGGTGGAGGAGGTGCCGTCCGCCGCCCTGGAGGAGGTGGCGGAGCAGGCCGATCCGCAGGCGGACTTCGTGGACCTGTCGATCCTGCGGCTGGGGCTCACCGGCCAGCGCCGGGAGGTGGCGCTGGCGACCCGCTGGCTCGATGCGGCCGATCAGGAGCTGCTGGCGCTGTGGTGGCTGGAGGCCGCCGGTCAGCTCGGGCGGGCCGAACTGGCGGCGGCCCTCGGGCTCTCGCCGGCGCACACGGGGGTGCGGGTGCAGCGGATGAAGCAGCAGCTCGACATCGCCCGTTCGCTGGTGCGGGCGCTGGAGCGCCGGCCGGTCTGCCCGGAGCTGGCGGCGCTCGCCGAGTCCTGGGACGAAGTCCCCTCGCCGCTCTGGCGCAAGCGGCTGGCCCGCCACACGCGGGACTGCGCGCAGTGCACGGCGGGCGCGCGCGGGCTGATACCCGCCGAGGGTCTGCTGGCCGGGCTGGCACTCGTCCCGGTACCGACCGCGCACCCGCTGCCGTTGCCGCTGACGGGCAGCGGCGAGGCTGGCGGCACCCCGCCCACGGAGCACGGGCCGGGGCCGGACCAGGGCGCGGGCATGGACCAGGGCGCGGGCGCGGACCAGGGCGGGGGCGCGGACCAGGGCGCGGGTGTCGGCGCGAACCCGGCGCACGGCGGCGGAGCGGGCAAGGGCCCGAGCGTCGGACGGCGGGCGGCCCGGCACGGCCGCCGGGCCCTTCGCGCGGGCGGCCGCGGCCGCGCCACGGTGAAGAGCGTGAGCCTGATGGTGGGCGCGATGGCCGCCGTGGCGGCGCTGGGTGTGCTGGCGGCGAGCCTGAGCGCCGCCGATCCCCGTCCCGCCGCCGTCTCCGCGCCGGCGCTCGCCCCGGCCCCCACCGGTGACGCGCCGTCGGCCGCCGCGTCGGATCCGGCCGTTGCCGCCGCGCAGCCGTCCCCCTCCCCCTCCGCGGAACCGAGCGCCGCCGCCACCTCGGCGCGGCCCACCGCGACGCCCTCGGGCAAGCCGGCACCGTCCGCCGCCGCCACGGCGGCCGTCGCCCCGGCGCCCGCCGCCCAGCCGGTCCGCGGTGCCAAGAAGGGCGTGTCGACCTGGGCCTTCGACGGCGTGGGCACCGCGCTGACGGGTTCGGGAGCCTCCTGGTACTACACCTGGGGGCCCGACCACCCGGGCATCGCGGCGCCGGCCGGCGTCGACTTCGTCCCGATGATCTGGGGCTCGGCGGCGGTCGGCAACGGCTCGCTGGCCAAGGCCACCCAGCAGGGCAGCAGTACCCTGCTCGGTTTCAACGAGCCGGATCTCGCCGCGCAGTCCAACCTGACGCCGCAGCAGGCCCTGGACCTGTGGCCGAAGCTGATGGCCACCGGCCTCAGCCTCGGCAGTCCGGCGGTCGCCTACGGCGGCGCCGATCCGGGCGGCTGGCTGGACCAGTTCATGCAGGGCGCCAGGAGCCGCGGGTACCGGGTCGACTTCATCGCCCTGCACTGGTACGGCTCGGACTTCCGGACCACCGAGGCCGTCGGGCAGCTCCAGCGCTACCTCCAGGCGGTGCACGACCGGTACCAACTGCCGGTGTGGCTGACCGAGTACGCGCTGATCAAGTTCGCCGGCGGCACCAGCTTCCCGACCGCCGATCAGCAGGTGGCCTTCGTCAAGGCGTCGACGGCGATGCTGCAGGGGCTGCCCTACGTCCAGCGGTACGCCTGGTTCGCCCTGCCCGCCACCGAGCCCGGGGCGACGGGCCTGTTCCAGCCCGGGGGCGCGCCGAACGCGGTCGGCTCCGCCTACGCCGCCGCGGGGCGCTGA
- a CDS encoding TetR/AcrR family transcriptional regulator: MGRKQLWDQDEVLASAMRLFRHRGYQGASLRDIEEATGLHPGSLYRTFGNKDGLFHAALDAYNERVVRGRVRVHLLEPADPLAGIRSFFTSAVETGAEPDPGCLLTNTAVESFALPQAAAGVRHGLAAIEDGFADALTRARHRGDTPPDLDVATTAVHLLALYQGLLVLVRAGRPRTTLHSVTDGAMASIGSLRTPRKQDDHE, encoded by the coding sequence ATGGGGCGCAAACAGCTCTGGGACCAGGACGAGGTGCTGGCCTCGGCCATGCGGCTCTTCCGCCACCGGGGGTACCAGGGCGCCTCACTGCGGGACATCGAGGAGGCCACCGGGCTGCACCCCGGGAGCCTGTACCGGACGTTCGGGAACAAGGACGGGCTTTTCCACGCCGCACTCGACGCCTACAACGAGCGGGTGGTGCGGGGCCGGGTCCGGGTCCACCTGCTGGAGCCGGCGGACCCACTGGCCGGCATCCGCTCGTTCTTCACCTCGGCGGTGGAGACCGGCGCCGAGCCCGACCCGGGCTGCCTGCTCACCAACACCGCCGTCGAGTCCTTCGCCCTCCCCCAGGCCGCCGCCGGCGTGCGGCACGGCCTGGCGGCGATCGAGGACGGCTTCGCCGACGCGCTGACCCGCGCCCGGCACCGCGGCGACACGCCGCCCGACCTCGATGTCGCGACCACGGCCGTCCACCTGCTCGCGCTGTACCAGGGCCTGCTGGTGCTCGTCCGGGCCGGCCGCCCCCGCACCACACTGCACAGCGTCACCGACGGCGCGATGGCGTCGATCGGCTCTCTGAGGACCCCACGGAAGCAGGACGACCATGAGTGA
- a CDS encoding nuclear transport factor 2 family protein: MSDTQRLWTDYAACWSADPADRLAALGAVAVDEVAYRDPGTEVGSLTDLAAYMAGFAGAFPGHRFRIDEVLEHHDRSLARWTQLDDRGASASAGISSARHHEDGRLAEITGFFLPA; the protein is encoded by the coding sequence ATGAGTGACACCCAGCGGCTCTGGACCGACTACGCCGCCTGCTGGTCGGCCGACCCCGCCGACCGGCTCGCCGCCCTCGGCGCGGTCGCGGTGGACGAGGTCGCCTATCGCGACCCCGGCACCGAGGTCGGCAGCCTGACCGACCTCGCCGCCTACATGGCCGGCTTCGCCGGCGCCTTCCCCGGCCACCGGTTCCGCATCGACGAGGTGCTGGAGCACCACGACCGCTCCCTCGCCCGCTGGACCCAGCTCGACGACCGGGGCGCGAGCGCGTCGGCCGGCATCAGCAGCGCCCGCCACCACGAGGACGGACGCCTCGCCGAGATCACCGGCTTCTTCCTCCCGGCCTAG